Proteins encoded in a region of the Streptomyces sp. NBC_00513 genome:
- a CDS encoding citrate synthase 2, with product MSDFVPGLEGVVAFETEIAEPDKEGGSLRYRGVDIEDLVGHVSFGNVWGLLVDGAFNPGLPAAEPFPIPVHSGDIRVDVQSALAMLAPVWGLKPLLDIDEHTARDDLARAAVMALSYVAQSARGQGLPMVPQKEIDKAGSVVERFMIRWRGEPDPRHVKAVDAYWTSAAEHGMNASTFTARVIASTGADVAAALSGAVGAMSGPLHGGAPSRVLGMIEEIERTGDAVAYVKKALDKGERLMGFGHRVYRAEDPRARVLRRTAKELDAPRYEVAAALEKAALEELHARRPDRVLATNVEFWAAIMLDFAEVPAHMFTSMFTCARTAGWSAHILEQKRTGRLVRPSARYTGPGVRNPREIAGYADMAETA from the coding sequence ATGTCCGACTTCGTACCCGGGCTCGAAGGGGTCGTCGCGTTCGAGACGGAGATCGCCGAGCCCGACAAGGAGGGCGGATCGCTCCGCTACCGGGGGGTGGACATCGAAGACCTGGTCGGCCACGTCTCCTTCGGGAACGTCTGGGGCCTGCTGGTCGACGGTGCTTTCAACCCCGGCCTGCCGGCCGCCGAACCGTTCCCGATCCCGGTCCACTCCGGTGACATCCGTGTCGACGTGCAGTCCGCGCTCGCCATGCTCGCCCCCGTGTGGGGTCTGAAACCGCTCCTCGACATCGACGAGCACACCGCCCGCGACGACCTGGCCCGCGCGGCCGTGATGGCACTGTCGTACGTCGCCCAGTCCGCCCGCGGGCAGGGCCTGCCGATGGTCCCGCAGAAGGAGATCGACAAGGCCGGGTCCGTCGTCGAACGGTTCATGATCCGCTGGCGGGGCGAGCCGGACCCGCGGCACGTCAAGGCCGTCGACGCGTACTGGACCTCGGCCGCCGAGCACGGCATGAACGCCTCCACCTTCACCGCCCGCGTCATCGCCTCCACCGGCGCCGACGTCGCGGCGGCCCTGTCGGGCGCGGTCGGCGCCATGTCGGGCCCGCTGCACGGCGGGGCGCCCTCGCGCGTCCTCGGCATGATCGAGGAGATCGAGCGCACCGGCGACGCCGTGGCGTACGTGAAGAAGGCCCTCGACAAGGGCGAGCGCCTGATGGGCTTCGGGCACCGCGTCTACCGTGCCGAGGACCCGCGTGCCCGCGTGCTGCGGCGCACCGCCAAGGAGCTGGACGCCCCGCGCTACGAGGTGGCCGCCGCCCTGGAGAAGGCCGCGCTGGAGGAGCTGCACGCGCGCCGTCCCGACCGGGTGCTCGCGACGAACGTGGAGTTCTGGGCCGCGATCATGCTGGACTTCGCGGAGGTGCCGGCGCACATGTTCACCTCGATGTTCACGTGCGCCCGCACGGCCGGCTGGTCGGCGCACATCCTGGAACAGAAGCGCACCGGGCGCCTCGTGCGTCCGTCGGCCCGCTACACCGGTCCCGGCGTGCGCAACCCGCGCGAGATCGCCGGCTACGCGGACATGGCCGAGACGGCCTGA
- a CDS encoding TetR/AcrR family transcriptional regulator, with the protein MGTVTGPKQARSRVTRRHLLEAAVSCLAEHGWAGSTVAVVAERAGVSRGAAQHHFPTREDLFTAAVEYVAEERSTAVRTLFQAGPAARPVVVEALVDMYTGTLFRAALQLWVAASNEEQLRPRVTELEARVGRETHRIAVELLGADESVPGVRETVQGLLDMARGLGLANVLTDDTARRARVVAQWARILDSALT; encoded by the coding sequence GTGGGCACTGTGACCGGACCCAAGCAGGCCCGCAGCCGGGTGACCCGCCGCCACCTCCTGGAGGCCGCCGTCTCCTGCCTGGCCGAGCACGGCTGGGCGGGTTCCACCGTCGCGGTCGTCGCCGAGCGCGCCGGCGTCTCGCGGGGCGCGGCCCAGCACCACTTCCCGACCCGCGAGGACCTGTTCACGGCCGCCGTCGAGTACGTGGCCGAGGAACGATCCACCGCCGTGCGGACCCTCTTCCAGGCCGGACCGGCGGCCCGGCCCGTGGTGGTCGAGGCGCTGGTGGACATGTACACCGGGACGCTCTTCCGGGCCGCGCTCCAACTGTGGGTCGCCGCCTCCAACGAGGAGCAGTTGCGTCCCCGGGTGACCGAGCTCGAGGCCCGGGTCGGCCGCGAGACCCACCGCATCGCCGTCGAGCTGCTGGGCGCGGACGAGTCGGTACCGGGCGTCCGGGAGACCGTGCAGGGGCTCCTGGACATGGCGCGCGGCCTCGGGCTGGCGAACGTGCTGACCGACGACACGGCCCGCCGGGCCCGCGTCGTCGCCCAGTGGGCCCGGATCCTGGACTCCGCGCTGACCTGA